The Tindallia magadiensis genome includes a window with the following:
- the acpP gene encoding acyl carrier protein has protein sequence MVFEKIAEIIAEQLELGGVEGIKAETSIMDDLEADSLDAVEIVMAIEDAFSIEISDEDAEGFKNIGDIVKYVESKQG, from the coding sequence ATGGTATTTGAAAAAATCGCTGAAATTATTGCTGAACAATTGGAATTAGGTGGTGTGGAGGGTATCAAAGCAGAAACATCTATTATGGATGATTTGGAAGCTGACTCTTTAGACGCCGTAGAAATTGTAATGGCTATTGAGGACGCATTTTCTATCGAGATATCAGACGAAGATGCAGAAGGATTCAAAAATATTGGTGATATCGTAAAATACGTTGAATCGAAACAGGGTTAA
- the fabG gene encoding 3-oxoacyl-[acyl-carrier-protein] reductase: MLLEKKVVLVTGASRGIGRSIALKMASQGAKIVVNYARQESSAQEVVKEIESSGGQAIAVKADVSSEQEVLEMIQTIKDALGPIDILVNNAGITRDGLLLRMKREDWQEVMDINLTGTFLCSKAVLRDMIKSKKGTIINLSSIVGLTGNAGQCNYSASKAGVIGFTKSLAKEVAGKGIKVNAIAPGFIETEMTDTLSEKVKDQLLKEIPLQSLGKSEDIAEAALFLASDSSRYITGQVLQVDGGMGI, from the coding sequence ATGCTTCTAGAAAAGAAGGTTGTATTAGTAACCGGAGCATCCAGAGGGATCGGGCGTTCCATTGCTCTTAAAATGGCCAGTCAGGGAGCTAAGATTGTCGTCAATTATGCCCGTCAGGAATCCTCGGCACAGGAAGTAGTAAAGGAAATCGAATCCTCAGGAGGTCAGGCCATCGCCGTGAAAGCTGATGTATCAAGTGAACAGGAAGTTTTGGAGATGATCCAAACCATCAAAGATGCACTTGGGCCTATTGATATTCTTGTAAATAATGCAGGAATTACTCGAGATGGTCTTCTCCTCAGAATGAAGCGCGAAGACTGGCAAGAGGTAATGGATATCAATTTAACAGGAACATTCCTTTGCTCCAAAGCTGTGTTGAGAGATATGATAAAATCAAAAAAGGGAACTATTATTAACCTTTCATCTATTGTTGGTCTTACCGGAAACGCAGGACAATGCAATTATAGCGCTTCAAAAGCAGGAGTTATTGGATTTACCAAGTCTTTAGCTAAAGAGGTTGCTGGTAAAGGGATAAAAGTAAATGCCATCGCACCAGGATTCATTGAAACCGAGATGACCGATACACTTTCTGAAAAAGTAAAGGATCAGCTTCTAAAAGAAATCCCACTACAAAGCTTAGGAAAATCGGAAGATATAGCCGAAGCAGCTTTATTTTTAGCTTCCGACAGCAGTCGCTATATTACCGGTCAAGTGCTTCAAGTAGATGGCGGTATGGGCATTTAA
- the fabD gene encoding ACP S-malonyltransferase, translating to MSKPLAFIFPGQGAQYIGMGKDFITQYPTARETFEEADELLQMPLTRYCLEGPDSKLNQTEITQPAVLTTSIAMLRLLKKEGFTSDLTAGLSLGEYSALINAESMEFKDAIQLVRLRGKYMQEAVPQGKGGMAAILGLKREHLQECIQAGLAHGFVSVANFNCPGQIVISGEVKAVMATMESCKEKGAKKVVMMPVSAPFHTSMLAPAGEKLSEELGKLSLQSPNQVFISNVSATPVTDAADISPALVRQVSHSVLWEDSLLFMMNQGCQTFLEIGPSNSLSGFVKRTAKEYKRPYQSYHIETVDQYLTIIETLEKEGFHASRKEGCISNRSIQRDRAFHCS from the coding sequence ATGAGTAAGCCCTTAGCGTTTATTTTTCCTGGTCAAGGAGCACAGTATATCGGGATGGGAAAAGACTTCATCACTCAGTATCCCACCGCTAGAGAAACCTTTGAAGAAGCTGACGAACTTCTTCAAATGCCTCTGACTCGCTATTGTCTAGAAGGACCGGACAGCAAGCTGAACCAAACGGAAATTACTCAGCCCGCTGTGCTTACCACAAGCATTGCCATGCTTCGTTTATTAAAAAAAGAAGGTTTTACCTCTGACCTTACAGCCGGGCTAAGTCTTGGTGAATATTCGGCACTTATTAACGCAGAATCCATGGAGTTTAAGGATGCAATCCAACTGGTCCGTCTTCGAGGCAAATACATGCAAGAAGCAGTTCCTCAGGGTAAAGGTGGAATGGCTGCCATCCTTGGTCTTAAACGCGAACACCTTCAAGAGTGTATACAGGCAGGGCTGGCTCACGGATTTGTATCCGTTGCAAACTTTAATTGCCCCGGACAAATTGTTATCTCCGGTGAAGTAAAGGCTGTAATGGCCACGATGGAATCCTGTAAGGAAAAAGGTGCCAAAAAAGTGGTAATGATGCCTGTCAGCGCTCCTTTCCATACATCTATGCTCGCTCCGGCAGGAGAGAAATTATCTGAAGAACTGGGAAAGCTGTCTCTTCAATCACCAAACCAGGTTTTTATCAGTAATGTTTCGGCAACACCTGTCACAGATGCTGCGGATATTTCTCCAGCTTTAGTTCGTCAGGTCAGTCATTCTGTATTATGGGAAGATAGTCTTTTGTTCATGATGAATCAGGGCTGTCAAACCTTTTTAGAAATTGGTCCCAGTAACAGCTTAAGTGGATTTGTTAAAAGAACGGCTAAAGAATATAAAAGGCCTTATCAGTCTTATCATATTGAAACAGTCGATCAATATTTGACCATTATCGAAACATTAGAAAAGGAGGGGTTTCATGCTTCTAGAAAAGAAGGTTGTATTAGTAACCGGAGCATCCAGAGGGATCGGGCGTTCCATTGCTCTTAA
- a CDS encoding beta-ketoacyl-ACP synthase III has translation MNKKYVAQLTGIGSYVPEQVITNHDLEKIVDTNDEWIQTRTGIQERRKASVAQSTSDLSTIAAEIALAEAGISAESVDAIIVATTTPDMNFPSTACLVQKNIGANHAFAYDVSAACAGFMFALSNASLYIENGMCENILVIGADIMTHITNFADRNTCVLFGDGAGAILLQKSAKSTGLIKTSLGSDGRYGNILSVPAGGTRIPLTEETLPLKKHYIDMNGSEVFKMAVRAMGANAKELLADTGYHIDQVDWLIPHQANKRIIDTLGKKMGIPKEKVFMNLQHYGNMSAASIPVALDEAYRSDLLKRDDLILMVAFGGGLAWGSSLLQWTLEKQ, from the coding sequence TTGAACAAAAAATATGTTGCTCAATTAACAGGCATTGGAAGCTATGTTCCTGAGCAAGTGATTACGAATCATGATTTAGAAAAAATAGTTGATACGAATGACGAATGGATTCAAACTCGTACAGGAATTCAGGAAAGAAGAAAAGCCAGTGTTGCTCAGTCAACGTCTGATCTTTCCACTATCGCAGCAGAAATAGCTTTAGCAGAAGCTGGTATTTCTGCAGAGTCTGTCGATGCTATTATTGTAGCTACCACTACTCCAGATATGAATTTCCCATCTACGGCTTGCCTTGTTCAAAAAAACATTGGTGCGAACCATGCCTTTGCCTATGATGTAAGTGCTGCCTGTGCTGGGTTTATGTTTGCCCTTTCCAATGCCAGTCTTTACATAGAAAATGGCATGTGTGAAAATATCTTAGTCATTGGTGCTGACATCATGACTCATATTACCAACTTTGCTGACCGAAACACATGCGTACTTTTCGGAGATGGCGCTGGCGCTATCCTGCTTCAAAAATCAGCGAAGAGTACAGGTCTTATTAAAACAAGTCTGGGATCCGACGGACGCTATGGCAATATTCTCAGCGTTCCAGCCGGCGGTACCAGAATTCCTCTGACTGAAGAAACACTGCCTTTGAAAAAACATTATATTGATATGAATGGCAGCGAAGTGTTTAAGATGGCTGTACGTGCAATGGGCGCCAATGCGAAAGAACTTTTAGCCGATACAGGGTATCACATTGACCAAGTTGACTGGCTTATTCCACACCAGGCCAATAAAAGAATTATCGATACTCTCGGTAAGAAAATGGGTATTCCTAAAGAGAAAGTTTTTATGAATTTACAACACTACGGAAATATGTCAGCCGCATCGATACCTGTTGCTTTAGATGAAGCCTATCGATCTGATTTGCTCAAAAGGGATGATCTAATATTGATGGTCGCTTTTGGTGGTGGCTTAGCTTGGGGCTCATCACTATTACAATGGACCTTAGAAAAACAGTAA
- the fabZ gene encoding 3-hydroxyacyl-ACP dehydratase FabZ — MKKNIMEIMECIPHRYPFLLIDSVEIKEAGKLAEGYKNVTMNEPFFQGHFPQEPVMPGVLILEALAQVGAVLLLSEETFKGKTAYFAGVNAARFRRKVVPGDILKLEIEITKVRKSFGAGKGIATVNGEKAAEAEILFAIS; from the coding sequence ATGAAAAAAAACATCATGGAAATAATGGAATGTATACCGCATAGATATCCTTTTTTGTTGATTGATAGTGTGGAAATTAAAGAAGCAGGAAAACTGGCAGAAGGCTATAAAAACGTTACGATGAATGAGCCTTTTTTTCAAGGTCATTTTCCTCAAGAACCAGTAATGCCAGGAGTTTTAATTCTTGAAGCTCTTGCGCAGGTTGGTGCCGTACTTCTTTTGAGCGAAGAAACATTTAAAGGAAAAACAGCATACTTTGCAGGAGTGAATGCAGCTCGGTTTCGAAGAAAAGTAGTGCCAGGGGATATTTTGAAGCTGGAAATAGAGATAACAAAAGTGAGAAAGTCTTTTGGTGCTGGCAAGGGTATTGCCACTGTTAATGGAGAAAAAGCAGCTGAGGCAGAGATTTTATTTGCTATTTCGTAG
- the fabK gene encoding enoyl-[acyl-carrier-protein] reductase FabK produces the protein MFKTQICDLLNIEVPILQGGMAWVATAELAAAVSNAGGLGLVAAGNAPAEVVEEQIIKTRELTDKPFGVNIMLLSPFIDDVVEVVHRQKVPVITTGAGNPGKYMAYLKEYGAKIIPVVPSVALAKRMERAGSDAIIVEGTEAGGHIGELTTMALVPQAAQAVSIPVIAAGGIADGHGFLAALSLGAQAVQIGTRFVCSTECTAHEAYKEMLVKAGDRDAVVTARSTGHPVRVLKNRFVKELMAMEKEGMGMEELEQMGAGKLRIAVQDGDIQNGSVMAGQIAGMVNDIRPCNEIITQILQEASDQLKNLSLLKGE, from the coding sequence ATGTTCAAAACTCAAATATGTGATCTGTTGAATATAGAAGTACCCATTTTGCAAGGTGGCATGGCCTGGGTTGCCACAGCCGAATTAGCGGCTGCCGTCTCCAATGCCGGAGGTCTGGGTCTGGTTGCCGCCGGAAATGCTCCCGCTGAGGTTGTTGAAGAGCAAATCATTAAAACCCGTGAATTAACAGACAAACCCTTCGGCGTGAATATTATGCTCCTTTCCCCTTTCATAGACGATGTCGTAGAAGTTGTCCATCGACAAAAGGTTCCGGTTATTACTACAGGAGCCGGAAATCCCGGAAAATATATGGCTTATCTGAAAGAATACGGTGCTAAAATTATACCGGTCGTCCCTTCTGTCGCTCTTGCAAAAAGAATGGAGCGAGCTGGATCTGATGCTATCATCGTAGAAGGAACAGAAGCCGGTGGTCATATTGGAGAGTTAACAACCATGGCGTTAGTACCACAGGCGGCACAAGCTGTTTCCATTCCCGTTATTGCCGCTGGTGGAATTGCAGATGGACATGGCTTTTTAGCTGCCCTCTCTCTGGGAGCTCAAGCTGTACAGATAGGCACTCGTTTTGTCTGTTCCACCGAATGTACGGCCCATGAAGCTTATAAGGAAATGCTCGTAAAAGCCGGCGATAGAGACGCCGTTGTTACAGCAAGAAGTACAGGACATCCGGTACGAGTCTTAAAAAATCGCTTTGTTAAAGAACTGATGGCTATGGAAAAAGAAGGTATGGGAATGGAAGAATTAGAACAAATGGGAGCCGGCAAACTGCGAATAGCTGTTCAAGATGGTGATATTCAAAATGGTTCTGTTATGGCTGGCCAAATCGCTGGAATGGTTAATGATATTCGTCCTTGTAACGAAATCATTACGCAAATTCTCCAAGAGGCTAGTGACCAGTTAAAAAACCTTAGCCTATTGAAAGGAGAATAA